In Candidatus Parvarchaeota archaeon, the sequence TGCCCAAGATAGTATAAAAAGATTCTGGAAAAAGAGGCTGGAGTTACAAAACCCAAAAACAGATTGACCTGGCTAAAGACCGTTATTTCAGGCAATCTTAACTTTTGTCCCAACTGCCTGGCCCGGCAGGCCTGAAACAAACCTTGCCAGGACTTTTCCTTTGTTGCCATGGGCATGCGTGATGATGCCTGATTTCTTTTTTCCCTTGGGGCTTGACCAGGTTGCCTTTTTGCCGCAAAGCAC encodes:
- a CDS encoding 50S ribosomal protein L35ae encodes the protein MEGVVLSCRRGRHTARTNQFILEVDGVSTKAKASVLCGKKATWSSPKGKKKSGIITHAHGNKGKVLARFVSGLPGQAVGTKVKIA